Proteins encoded within one genomic window of Canis lupus dingo isolate Sandy chromosome 28, ASM325472v2, whole genome shotgun sequence:
- the UTF1 gene encoding undifferentiated embryonic cell transcription factor 1, with the protein MLLRPRRPPPPALPAPASPDSPDPEPRTPPRRPASPGALAAPASPAPPAPPAPPASPGLRGSPVSPGSAQRTPWSARETELLLGTLLQPAVWRALLLDRRQALPTYRRVSAALARQQVRRTPAQCRRRYKFLKDKLRDAHGQPPGPFDAQIRELMGLLGENGHPRGRRRSPGPGRPPRGRRPAPEPDVLPPPSARDPDAESAWRLRFSPTPPKSADAPRAPGSPPLLSAASAPGRHEDSAPFRAPGSPPPPSLDREDPESPPRRPEHHAPPQAAAPSLNTALLQTLGHLGDIVAILGPLRDQLLTLNQHVEQLRGSFDQTVSLAVGFILGSAAASERGVLADLRE; encoded by the exons atGCTGCTCCGGCCgcgccggccgcccccgcccgccctccccgcgccggCCTCGCCGGACAGCCCGGACCCCGAGCCGCGGACCCCGCCCCGACGGCCCGCCTCGCCCGGCGCGCTGGCGGCGCCCGcgtcccccgcgccccccgcgccccccgcgccccccgcgtcCCCCGGCCTCCGCGGCTCGCCCGTGTCCCCGGGCTCGGCGCAGCGCACGCCCTGGAGCGCCCGCGAGACGGAGCTGCTGCTGGGCACGCTCCTGCAGCCGGCCGTGTGGCGCGCGCTGCTGCTCGACCGCCGCCAGGCGCTGCCCACCTACCGCCGCGTGTCGGCCGCGCTGGCCCGCCAGCAGGTGCGCCGCACCCCCGCGCAGTGCCGCCGCCGCTACAAGTTCCTCAAGGACAAGCTCCGCGACGCGCACGGCCAGCCGCCCGGGCCCTTCGACGCGCAGATCCGCGAGCTCATGGGGCTGCTGGGCGAGAACGGGCacccccgcggccgccgccgctcccCGGGGCCCGGGCGCCCCCCGCGCGGACGTCGGCCGGCCCCCGAGCCAG aCGTCCTGCCGCCGCCCTCCGCCCGCGACCCCGACGCAGAGTCCGCCTGGAGGCTCAGGTTCAGCCCGACCCCGCCCAAGTCTGCAgacgcgccccgcgccccgggctccCCGCCGCTGCTCTCCGCCGCCTCCGCGCCCGGCCGCCACGAGGACAGCGCGCCGTTCCGCGCCCCgggctccccgccgccgccgtccCTGGACCGGGAGGACCCCGAGTCTCCGCCCCGGCGCCCCGAGCACCACGCGCCCCCGCAGGCCGCGGCCCCGTCGCTGAACACCGCCCTGCTGCagaccctggggcacctgggcgacATCGTGGCCATCCTGGGCCCCCTGCGCGACCAGCTGCTGACCCTGAACCAGCACGTGGAGCAGCTGCGCGGCTCCTTCGACCAGACGGTGTCCCTGGCCGTGGGCTTCATCTTGGGCAGCGCCGCGGCCTCGGAGCGAGGCGTCCTGGCCGACCTGCGGGAGTGA
- the VENTX gene encoding homeobox protein VENTX: MSPSPPLPSGRGPSSFGSVDWLSQSSRGGPSPPSRPAEAPRGGPSAPARGCSSGEPLHGAGVEEAKSSEACAPRTPTAGWGRDGDGLRVPRVRTAFTAEQLSTLESAFRRRRYLGPLERRRLARDMRLSEVQIKTWFQNRRMKHKRQLQDSQLSSPFPGGLHPPVTFCPPPPALRRPLRLLCPWAPPLGPPALGQPPGPFWDLCRVDRASVALAWASCSRQPPTCCLPDPGGQELGPALALSGVPRGLCALPQTGDAF; encoded by the exons ATGTCTccgtcccctcccctgcccagcgGCCGCGGGCCGTCCAGCTTCGGCTCGGTGGACTGGCTTTCCCAGAGCAGCCGCGGGGGGCCGTCACCGCCCTCCAGGCCCGCTGAAGCCCCTCGGGGGGGTCCCTCCGCTCCCGCCAGGGGGTGCAGCAGCGGGGAGCCCCTGCACGGTGCGGGCGTGGAGGAGGCCAAGTCTTCAGAAGCGTGTGCGCCCCGGACGCCCACGGCTG GGTGGGGCAGGGACGGGGACGGCCTGCGGGTGCCCCGCGTGCGCACGGCCTTCACCGCAGAGCAGCTCAGCACCCTGGAGAGCGCCTTCCGGCGGCGCCGCTACCTGGGCCCCCTGGAGCGCCGGCGCCTGGCCCGCGACATGCGGCTCTCGGAGGTGCAG ATAAAAACCTGGTTTCAGAATCGCCGGATGAAACACAAACGCCAACTGCAGGACTCGCAGCTGAGCAGCCCCTTCCCCGGGGGGCTCCACCCTCCAGTGACCTTCTGCCCTCCGCCCCCTGCCCTGCGCAGGCCACTGCGGCTGCTGTGTCCTTGGGCGCCCCCACTGGGGCCTCCAGCTCTGGGGCAGCCCCCTGGCCCCTTCTGGGATCTCTGCCGGGTGGATCGAGCCTCCGTGGCCTTGGCGTGGGCCTCGTGCAGCAGACAGCCTCCCACGTGCTGCCTCCCGGACCCGGGGGGCCAGGAGCTGGGCCCGGCCTTGGCCTTGTCCGGGGTGCCCCGGGGCCTGTGTGCCCTGCCCCAGACCGGGGATGCCTTCTGA